In Penaeus monodon isolate SGIC_2016 chromosome 7, NSTDA_Pmon_1, whole genome shotgun sequence, the genomic stretch tttgtttatatatactacgccgtgtgtgtgggtgtgtatgtgtacacacatacacacacacacacacacacacacacacacacacacaaaacacacacacacatatatatatatatatatatatatattattttatatatatatatatatatatatatatatatattaaaatgtatataaacatacatgtacatatacatatacataacatacacatgtgtatgtgtgtttataattatgttgtgtgatgtgttcaTTCCTTCATTAATGAACATATTTATACCCTGTAGAATCGCCCCTGACGTGCACCTCTTCCGCCAGTGACCTCGCGGCGGGCTGATGGCAGCGGTCGAAAGCGAGGCCGGAGGAAGGCCCGAGCACTCCGTCGGGGGAGCAGCTGCCCCTCGTGGAATCGCAGGTGAAATGAAACCCTCTCTTCATGCAGGCTTTTGTTCAGCTCTGGTGGCTTCCGGCTGTTTGGTGTGCTACGTGTAGAACCGGGCTCTGCCGGGAGTGTACTGTAGTGGATCATCCCAACGCCTTTGCGAGGGCGTTTCCTTGAAGGAGGCCCTCAGCACCTtccagagggaggagggggggccgtTTGTTCAGCTGAAACTCCGTCGCTTGCAGACGTTCTCCTTGATCAGGAAGGGAGACGTACTAAATGCCGCCGTGCAGCGGCTTCTGAAGGTTCACGGAGACCTGATGGGAGACCTTCAGGAGGAACTTAAAACCCTGGAAGCTTTccttgaaagaaaggaagaagagactcCTGATCTAGAAAGTGTCTTGCGAGGCTTGGCTGAAGAATCTGAGGAGAGCGAGGAATCCGAAGACTCTGCAGCAGAGAGCGGGGAGGACAGAGCTGCCAGGTCTCGGCAGACTTTCGAGGGCTGGCACCGGAACCACAAGGAACGGATGACTCGGCTGACCAAATGCCTAGAGGCCACACACACCAGGAAGATGGGAAAGGTGGGCAGCATTTTATTGTAGATGTTGCTGAGGATTTCCCATTTTTTGCCGTTAATGAAACTTTAAAACTGTGATACAAATCCCTTTCTTCCCAAAGTTGAATCTTAAAGCCTGTGAAAAATGAAAGTTAATTCCGTTTCTAGATCCAGTTCTCCATCTCGGCTCTCCAGCGCTTGGACATCATGGCGGATTCAAAACCAGATAAAAATCGCTTGAGTTTGAAAAGGCTGACTGAGAAGGTAAGTCATGAAGAAGACTTCCATTTTCATATCTTTAGCATTGCGatataaaatcaaacacaaaTATTGGTCTGATTGGGAaggagatatattacatataatatatatatatatatatatatatatatatatatatatatatatatatatatatatatatattatagatatataatatatataaatgtatatataatatataatatatataacatataattatatattttatatatattatatagatttcacacacacacacacacacacacacaccacacacacacacacacacacacacacacacacacatatatatatatatatatatatatatatatatatatatatatatatattatatatatatatatatattatatatatatattatgtgttgtatatatatatatatatatatatatatatatatatatcatatatatatatattatatatatatatatatatatatatatataataacatattatatatatatataatatatatatatatatatatatttatatttatatatatatatatataacatatatatatatatatatatatatatatatatatatatatatatatataaacatacatataatgtgtgtggcttaaaatctattttttttcccctctacagAGCCTGACAGTGGAATCATTGAGAGAGGTTTTGGCTAAAGATCCAGGCATGTTTGCAAGAGGCTTAATACTTGAGCTGTACTCGGGTGCATTCTCTCCTGGAGATATTTGCCGTGTTTTGGGAGAGGACAACATTAAGTGTATAGAACAGACACTTAATGGAATCTATATCATCACGGTAACGAACACTGCGAACAGAGACCACATAGCAGCGACGTTTAAATCAATCGAGTTCATTGGTCGGAGCAATGTAAATTCGAATCCGGCACACAGCGGTAGTTATAAGCTACACAACGTGGCTCCTACTTCAGCCTGCGTGATGGGAATCCTGGCGGGGATCCCCTCCTTTCTGTCTTCTAGGAATCTCGACGGGCTGCAGGAGGCATTGTCAGACACTTTTCCCCTCTTAGAGAACGTCGAGTTGCGTCCCCTGATTTGGAAGGGGGGTATACACAGCGGAAAGTTGGCCTTGAGGTCTGAGACAGAGGATCTTGCCGCCCTTGACAACTTCTTCCAAAGTTGCAACAGGGAAGTGGCCTTCAGCGGTTTTACGGGGAAACTGACAGATATAAAGGCCAAGTCCCAGAACGAGGAAGCTTTGTTGCCGGCAAAACCTTTTGAACAGGGGTTTTCATTTAAGAGTTGGGactggtaacaaaaaaaaaagagattgtgaACACCTTTATATGccagattattgattttttaaaattgtattgatTCAACGGGTACTTTGCATACAtattagaagagaagaaaactggCGATTTTAGTGACAAGagtaattttctttaatattgattattttaaaataaattttcttaacCATTCTATAGTAATCCTAAACTTTTTTCTCTGCATTATTTACTacattgttttaatatttctaatttcATGTATTTTGCATGAAGTTGTTCTTTGTGGGAATTTCGTACAGATCCGTGTGGGAGCAAAGGTCGATCTGTGGGCGTTCATAAGGTTTGGGGGAAATTCTACCAGTTTGTCAAGTAGATGTTCATTCCACAAAAGGTAATGTGTTTGGAAATGATGGATCGATTGATGCTTTGGTTTTCCTGTTTGAAGTGAAGGTACATGCGTATGGTACTCGTGGTTTAGTCGCGTCTGATCTCAGGATCTCGTTGCAGTGTATCAGTGTAAGGCTTATTGTTGATGATCCATTTGTCAAAAATTCTGATGAAACCGGCCTAACATTGAAATTTTGGGGCCATGTTTATGCCTTGTGAATTAATAAACTTTGGTTATGAGCTCGCCACCCATGCAGTACGTCGAGTTCAGATATGCTTACAGGAATGTGTAGACATTCTTCTAATGCTTTAAAAAATGTTATCCATCGAATGCCACGTCCCAGACAAAAGACTCTGTTAGTTGTTAGCTATAGGTCGGTTTTAAAGAGCTAGAGCCATGGTTTCTTTTTAGAGTCACGGAACCCCTTTAAGAAACTGATGAAAGCTATGACCCCTTCCCCAGAAATATTCCCCGTAATGCAactttgtaatatgtataatgtacttaACATTTTGGATTTGATAGTCCTATACATAATGAGATACACAAAgcattgttatattttaaaagtaaacagtaaaaaaaaaaaaacactaatataaattttcgtttttatcaGATCCTCACGAACCCATTAAACACAGGTGGAGCCCAGGTTAAGGACCCCTTAGCTAGAGGAACCTGAAAAATGAATGGAATTTAAAAAGACTTCAGCACGGGCCCCAAAAAGTTGCCAGGGTCATGTGATCGCTCTATGAACCAatgttaataaaaaggaaatctcTACTGCGGGAAAAAAAGCTCAAAATTGTCTGGGATTGTACTGTACTTGCACCGCAGCGTTAAATCTACTGAGACTTGATTACAAAGTAGACATGGACTGCCTCGTTATTTTCAGTGTAGTGCAGACTGAGGATAAGCTTTCATGCATAAGGTTCTGgctaagaagaggaaaataatactTGTCCTTGAGCAAGAAGGAGTTAAGTGtggatttaaaatgtaaaatgaatatgCAATTCCATGAAATTCCCTACTTTGTATACATCTAATTGTTGAAAGGGACATAAAAATAACTTGCAGCAAGGGactattttattttccctataGTTAAggaatataagtaaatattttgggttttttatgataattatacaataaaacagACTTGCTTGTTTTCTCTGGTGTAAAATATTTCCTTGTGAAACGTTATTGCTGAGTAGAATTTAGGCTTTTCTATTTTTGTGAGAATTTTCATGAGCTTTTCTTTGAAATCTGTAGAATTTTGTGAGAGGAAGAGCGTTAATCTGTGAAAaaattaattcttaaaaaaaattgcaatactgcagttgaacCCTTGCCTTGATTCAGTGGGGCAGCGaacccaagtgtgtgtgtgtgtgtgtgtgacatatatatatatatatatatatatatatatatatatatatatatatatataatataatatatatatatacacacacacatatatatatatatatatatatatatatatatatattatatatattatatatatatatatatacacataaaatatatatacacacatatattatatatatataatatatatataatatattatatatatatatatatatatatatatatattttatacatatatatatatatatatatatatatataatatatcttatatatataatattttattatatatattatttaattagatatatatatatgtatacatataaaacatataaatataatatatatatattatatatatatatatactatatattaatatNNNNNNNNNNNNNNNNNNNNNNNNNNNNNNNNNNNNNNNNNNNNNNNNNNNNNNNNNNNNNNNNNNNNNNNNNNNNNNNNNNNNNNNNNNNNNNNNNNNNTAAAATTGACTATCATTAATCCTAATTCAATTTTATTATgataccaaatatataaaatatgaaaatataatacacatcgcTCAGCGGAACAAGAAAATACGCGGCAAATAAACAGAGGGGAACACCCACTCACAAAGGCAAGGTCGGCGCGTGACAATTTTCCCCCGAGAAAATTTCCGCAGTTGGCATCCGCCCTAACGCGACTCACATGTGGGGAGGCCCGTGACGTCAGGAGTGGGGTTTATGACGTTTAATGAGACGTCATCAACGACGGGCGAAAACAAGGATTGTTATGTCTACGTAGTGGTGAACTATGCTGACCTAGCACCTCTCGCTTCACTCTCCTACCCTCACAACAACAAGCATCACCACTTCTCACTTCACTACACGAATGAGAAAAAATTTAAGCACTTAATGGTTAAAGCAGCCCATTAGAACATGTTGCAAACCCAAACGGACAAGTAAAAcgtacattcataaatatactaCAGTGAAAGCCTCTACTTAGAGAAACAAGTGAATCAAGCACAACAAAACTTAAACATGCTATTGATATGCCTTAAGGAGTAGTGCTAGCTCTGTAAGGAGTATATCAAGTTAACATATAAGCTATTAATCAAAAGCAACATAGGAATTATACTAAAGCCAAAAGAACAAGatgaaaaatcatatatatatacctcagctTAAATgtcaatatagtcatatatataaacattatgtataaatacagttAATCATTACGTACTCTGTACGTGtaggcaatttttctttttagtttgttcagtccttcatggactattcttgcttccttccagttcagtagatgtccagcttcatctacatgtaccaccatggcattggaagtcctgtggtgacggatgtcagctcgatgttcgctgaaagaaggcggagagcatacttgtaagagcagaccccgcaccctcttctagtaatgttctcattttaccgtcatgtaacatttcccaggcgatcagcagatacttcggcaaaacagtgagaatcgccagcacatccggggaaaagatacatgacttaatacgtgacagaaagatgcccgaaagcaacccttgtagtgttgtatatcgcataccctgcagcggttgcgatacagcatactttggggaaacaggccgtggtttcagcaccaggatcagcgaacatcaagctgacatccgtcaccacaggacttccaacgccaaggtggtacatgtagatgaagctggacatctaccgaactggatggaagcagaaatagtccatggaggactgaacaaactaaaaagaaaaatcatggaagcagcatacatcgcgacggagagtaatgtcaacacagaatcgggcaggttcaaatatatatatatatatatatatatatatatatatatatatatatatatatatatatatatatatatatatatatataactttaggtttctcaatcccttcattacaggaattatgattttaatgttattaaaataattaactcACTTGGAGaagatctgtttttccctgttttctaataaaacagcggtggtggcagcgatttaatagaaatctaataatacttttatttatctatatttcgatatatatcattattattattattattattattattattattattattattattatcattattattattattattatttactttgtgACTCAGGGAtcaaattatttatattgatacaaTTGATCATAGCATGAAAAGTAGTTTTATTTGACATTTGATAAATAGGCACGTGATCCAACCTGATTCGTACACGTATAACCTCTCTGTGGAAATCCGACGCTGTACAGGGTTCGTTCACGTCTGGTTttcacattatcttttttttcagatgaCGAACTGGTGATAAGACAAAGTAGCTTCTCTCCTGCGTGAGAATTACTCCTTCGGCAACTGAGACATTGGTTCGCGCAGTGCCTATTGCGTTGTTCATCAAGGAGGTTTCAGGTAGAAATCTCATTCTTGGTCTCTTCGTCTCTCGTCCGCGTCTTACTTGGCCAAGCTGTCTTCGACGCTGAAATAACCTCACCGTTTGCTTGTTTCTCTCCACATCGTTTATCGTTCAGGTTCGTTTTCAAAGTCTTTATCGTACAGGTCGTTACGCACGCCTTGATTTctgtttctaatatatatatatatatatatatatatatatatataaatatatatatgatatatatatatatgatatatatatatatatatatatatatatatatatatatgatatatatatatatatatatattatatatatatatgatataatatatatatataatatatatatatataatacatatacatataatttatatatacatatacatatacatataaatatacatacacatacacatacacatacacatacacatacacatacacatacacaaacacacacaccacacatacacacacacacacacaccacacacacacacacacacacacacacacacacacacacacacacatacacatacacatacacatacacatacatacatatacatacatacatatatctatacatatatctatacatatatatatatatatatatatatatatatataatatatattatatataatatatgcatatatataatatatgcatatatataatatatgcatatataatatatacatatatatacatacatacatacatacacacacacacacacacacacacccacacacacacacacacacaccacacacacacatacatacatacatacatcatatatatatatatatatatatatatatatatatatatatatatatatatatatagatatattatagatatatatatacacatatatatatatatatatatatatacatatatacatatatatagatatatatatatatatatatatatatatatacatataatatacacatatatctatatatcttatatatatctatatatatatatctatatctatacatatatatatatatatatatatatatatatatatatatatacatatatatatattttatatatatatatatatatatatatacatatatatatatatatatatatatatatatataaatgtgtgtgtgtgtgtggtgtgtgtgtgtgtgtgtgtgtgtgtgtgtacacatatatatatttctataatatttatatactcatattcatacatattcatattgtaaatatatatatatatatatatatatatatatatatatatatatatatatatatatagtatgttatatatattcatatatattatatttccatacATCGCATATAAAGTAGAtttggaaatgacgcctaacaGGTTTTCCGCCGAACAAACCATTCTCCCGAAGGATCCGTCCTTTTCGGCGCCTTTTTGTCCTTCTGGCGCCGAGGCGGGAGCGGCGCGCGTCCTGGATTCTGGCTTCGTTTTGCTGCTGCTTTGGATTGGCGACGAAAAGGATATAGAAGGAAACTTCATAGAACGATGTGTCTTACCACTTGGTCTGCTCAGATTCTGTATTGAAGGCGTTAGCCGTCATTTccagtaatatcatatatatatattatatatatatatatatataatatatatatatatataatatatatatatatatgatatatatatatatatatatatatatatatgatatatatatatgatatatatatatatatatatgcaatatatatgtatatatatatgtatatatatatatatatacatatatatgtatatatatatatatatatatatatatatatatatatgtatatatatatatatatatgtgtatatatataaatatgtgtgtgtgtgtgtgtgtgtgtgtgtgtgtgtgtgtgtgtgtgtgtgtgtgtgtgtgtgtgtgtgtgtgtgtgtgtgtgtgtgtgtgtgtgtgtaaacgaggACCAGGACAACAGGAAACCACATCTTgctcattttcatttcttaagcTTCCGGACatcaactgtgtccatcatcagaatctgcatgtACAAAAGAGACGCATTTTTAGAAACCATgtacattattactgatatagaaTTATAGcgaaaataaaaaaccacaagatacaacagcaacacaaattataaaagtaaaactcgggagaaaataccaaacactgaaacaaaataagatgttttgcttacgattagTCTTCATAGGTGGAATGTGTAGCATGTGattgtgtcatgttggcgtgacgacagtttacagagatttgaatgcctggatgtccgttgtgagggagggggggggggtaacgtgtgcaaattatttcaaggtatagagagtagctgaacattcattgttgttttgtttgattttgtttctttaatCAATCATGATTCTAAGATTCTTAAGTCATTTACATCTTTTGCTTGTCTCATTATTGTGAAATCATCTAGTTTTATTACATGGTTAGTTTTAAGGGAGTGATCTCGAATTAAAGGGTGCGTTGGGGAGGATAGCggacgtaatgtccgataagGGACCTCTTTATGCTCgtaatatctcattattatattccttgttaaacctatatatctagcgttacGGTTAGAACATTTGTATGAGTAAACTACGTTTGAACATAGAGCGTTTGAATTGAGTTGTTCGGGGTGGCGATTAACGTGTGAGTTTTCTTCTTTTGGCAGTTAATAGCAACGTTTCATGGTTTCCACTAGTGCAAGCAATTTCATCTTTCACACTTGCGTTCGTTCTATGTGCTGAGTATGTATTTGCATAAGTTTTCGGTCACACTTCAATTAAAATGCGTTGATTCTTTGCTCTGATTGAACAGTCATTGTCCATGATTCACTGTCATAGGTCATTTTGGATAACACAACAGCTCTCATGAACCGAAATTTTGTCTTGATAGTGAAGCCTCTTTTCCAAATGGTGTTTAGTTTGACCAATGCTGCTGTTGCTATTGCTAGGCGACTTTTGATCTCATTTGCAGACTGTAAATTGCTACTCATTTGACTAGCCAAGTATTTGAGATAGTTTACTTGTTCTAGTCCCCTGGTATGAAAACGGTTATTGGATGGTTTAAAATCACATCTTTAGCTGTAACCGACACCTTATTTTTCTCCGCACTAATTTCCATACCATACTTCTTCGTTGTCCTGTCGAGTGTCTCAGTGAGGTCTCGCAAATCATCTTCACTTTGTGCAATCAGGTCAATATCATCTACACAGCGTAAGTTGGAAACTGTTCTACCGTTGACTTTGACATAACCCTCGAATCTTTCTAATGCTTCTGTCATGACAAACTCCAAGAAGAGGTTGAACAGGTATGGCGCTAGAACACATCCTTGTCGAACTCCAACTTTCGATCTAAACAATCTACTTTATTTGTCTCCAACTAGTACTAAACTCTTTGCATGTCCGTAAagcaaaataatgtttttttggtaATAGTAACGCTTATGTTATATTCTCGCATTACTGTCCAAAGGGCTTTGTGCCAAACCCTATCGAAAGCCTTCTTAAAAGCGCTCGTCTAAAGTGTCCGCCTGGTGTTTGTAAATCTCTTCACAATACTGTCTCCATCTCTCAGTTATCTTGGTTAGTAGTTTCCTTGTTGTCTTCAACCACAAAACATTTGGGTCTCCATTCCACTATGATGTTCAATCCTCAATGTCCGAACATTGTTGGTTAATCCACGATTCCTTTGATCATAAAATTTCTTTGTTTAACTTGCTCCTCGATACTTTTTAGCAGACTCGTCACTTTAGAATCGATGTTGTTTGATCTCCTCTCGTCGCATTTACTGGAGAACTTCAGCCGTTATCCAgggtttctttattctttttctcctcccaaaATGTTTAATTGCTATAACAGACCCTTTTCGAATTGCAATGCGATACCATCAGGAGTAACAATTTCAAGAAGAAGAGGCCCGAATCTTCCCCAACTGTTGCTTGAAAATCATTTAGCACTTGCGGATCCTTCAATTTTTGAAAATAGTATTTTGTTCGTgatatttgctttttctttcctgCTCGAAGTTTcaacttcatcgtcatcatcagaaGCTCGTGGTCGCTGTTGATGTCCGTTCCCGGAAAAGTTCGTATATTTGCACCGTTTATGATTGACTGATAACGCTTTGTATCTTATAATCAATCTGGTTATGACTAGTTCCTCCCGGAGAGTGCCATGTTACAGTTCTTGATCTTTGTGTCGAAATAGTGTATTGGCAACGACGAGTTTGTGTTTTATCAATTCGAGCAGACGAGTTTCTCTGTCATTCGTGTTTTCGTCCTGCTGggtgtccacccccccccccccttcatcaagATAAACTCGATGGGCGAGCTGATTACGTCGCCGACAACGCGACCAGGAGACAAGTAGTACAGAGTTTCATGGTACCTGTAGCAGACCCCGGGCCTGACCAGActctgatttatttattatatatatatgaatatatttatatacttatatatatatatatatatatatatatatgtatgtatgtatgtatgtgtatattatatatatatatatataataatatatttttttttttttttttttttttttttttttttttttttttttctcgacatacttttattcaatgtaaatggctcgcttaaattttcggtttaccgtaaacctactcgcACCGctattatcttcactttttctcgaatcacccgttatatgttaaggtcagtagtctcgtccatgtttcttagggcatatagaatttgtgacaatgattttattgatcgggagcttgacgtcatttttgaaacgttttcgaaattaggatatcccgtttcttcttaaatcaggcacactcatctgcgaggtggaaattttatactcattcccgtaattctcaacaggatagtgccag encodes the following:
- the LOC119575313 gene encoding uncharacterized protein LOC119575313, with the translated sequence MGDLQEELKTLEAFLERKEEETPDLESVLRGLAEESEESEESEDSAAESGEDRAARSRQTFEGWHRNHKERMTRLTKCLEATHTRKMGKIQFSISALQRLDIMADSKPDKNRLSLKRLTEKSLTVESLREVLAKDPGMFARGLILELYSGAFSPGDICRVLGEDNIKCIEQTLNGIYIITVTNTANRDHIAATFKSIEFIGRSNVNSNPAHSGSYKLHNVAPTSACVMGILAGIPSFLSSRNLDGLQEALSDTFPLLENVELRPLIWKGGIHSGKLALRSETEDLAALDNFFQSCNREVAFSGFTGKLTDIKAKSQNEEALLPAKPFEQGFSFKSWDW